The Desulfatibacillum aliphaticivorans DSM 15576 genome segment ACTCTCTTTTTGAAAGCGAATTGTTCGGCTACGAGCGCGGGGCCTTTACGGGAGCGGATCGTGTATATATTGGGAAAATTGAACGGTGCGATGGCGGAACCTTGTTTCTGGATGAAGTTGGAGACATGTCCCCATCCGCGCAGGCAAAAATTCTGAGGGTGCTTCAGGAGGAGGCCTTTGAGAGGCTCGGGAGTGCCGAAACGATAAGGGTTAATGTCCGAATCATAGCGGCAACCAATAAAAACTTGGAAGAGGAAGTGAAAAATGGCCGGTTCAGGGAGGATCTCTATTGGAGGTTAAAAATTATTTCCATTGACATGCCTGAACTCAGGGAACGTGCTGAAGACATACCGGAATTGGTAAAATATTTTGTCAGCCGATTCAGCAAGGAGTATTCTAAGCCGGTCCAGCATGTTTCGGACGGAGTAATGGAAAGACTTCAAGCCTATTCCTGGCCTGGAAACGTCAGAGAACTTGAAAACTGTATCCGCCGCGCCGTTCTCCTTTGCTCCGGAGAAATCATTGTGGAGGAAAATCTCATAGCGATGGAGCGGGAGTCGGAGAATTGCGTTCAGGGCCAGGGCAAGGAGCACCTACCGGAGAATTTAATACAGAAACTGGACGAGCTCATCACCGGAATCATGAAGATTGCAAACCAAGATGCGCACGCCAAAGTCATGGATACGGTGGAAGAGGCGCTGATAAAAAAAACCTTAGAGAATTGCGGCAACAACCAAGTTCAGGCCGCTAAAATGCTTGGAATCAGTCGGAACACCCTGCGAAGCCGAATTAAAAAGCTCAATGAAAAGAGCTATGATTAATCGAAATCCCGACCCGCCTCACTTTGCGTCGCGTAATATGCTATCTTTTCTTTTTGTGCTGGCAGGTTAAGTTTGCATCCAAGTTGGTAATGAAAAGCCAAGGAGCTTTTGGGCCGTATGGAAACAACCCAAAGATCACCGGAAGAAATTAGCAGCGGCTTTCCGGCGCTTGATGAAATCATAGACCGGCTTCGGATAGGCGATAACGTAGTCTGGCGGGTGGACAGCCTGGAGAATTACTCTATTCTTGCACGGGCTTTTGCAGACTTGGCTCTGGATCACCACCGCAAACTGGTATACATACGGTTCGCCGCGCATCCCTTGATCATGAAGCCTCGGGAAGGTCTGCTCACCCTGGAAGTAGACCCAGGCCTTGGTTTCGACAGTTTCTGCACCCAGGTGAGCAACATCATTGACGAGCACGGCCCCCATACCTTTTACGTGTTTGACAATCTATCGGCCCTAGTGGAAGACTGGGCCACGGACGAACTGCTGGCCAATTTTTTTCAGGTGACGTGCCCGTATCTGCGGGAAATGAAAACCATAGCATATTTTGCTTTAACGCGAGGCCAGCACTCCCACGTTGCACTATCCAAGATACGAAGCACCACGCAGGTGCTGATGGATGTGTACTACGTGCAAGGACATCTCTACATTCAGGCTCTCAAGGTATTGGACCGATATTCTCCTCAAATGTTTATCCCCCACAAGTTCCATGGCACGTCCTTAACCCCCCTTTCCCAAAGCAGCGAGGCGTCCGTGGTCCTGGCGCACGCCAGCAGGCAGCCATTGCGGCGCAAAGCAGATTCCTTCGTGCCTTGGGATGAGGTTTATAGGAAACTTGCCCAGTTTGAGGAATCCGAGATCACCGCCCCGGAGCGGATTCAAGAGAGGGACGCCCTGAAAATGGAGTTTGCCCGGATGATTATCGGAAGTCATCCCCAGTTTAATCGGCTCGCTGACGATTACCTCACCTTACAAGATCTGTTTGACATCCGATATCGGATGATCGGCTCCGGCCGAATCGGTGGAAAAGCCTCCGGAATGCTGGTGGCGCGCCGGATTCTCCTGGATGCGCCAGGGGAAGTTAATTTCGGAAAGGTGCTTGAGCAGCATGACTCTTTCTATATAGGCTCGGACGTATTTTTCAGTTTCTTGGTTAATAATGGTCTGTTCCGGCTTAGAATGCGCCTCACACGCAGTTCCCAGATAACACAAGAGGAATTTGAGGAGGTCGAGCGTCGATTTCTGGTTGGAAAATTCCCGCCTGAAATCATGGAGCAATTCCAGGACATGTTGGAATATTTCGGACAGGCTCCGATTATCGTGCGATCAAGCAGTCTGCTTGAAGATGGGTTCGGCAATGCTTTTGCTGGTAAATACCGAAGCGAGTTCTGCGTCAATCAAGACACTCCGGAACAACGCATGGATGATTTTCTGCGGGCGGTGAAGCTGGTTTATGCCAGCGCGGTGAACCCGGACGCCCTGGCCTATCGGAGGCAGAGGGGACTTGGGGAGTCGGATGAACAGATGGCCATCCTGGTCCAGCGAGTCTCGGGCTTCAACTACAAAAAATTTTTTTTCCCGCAAATGGCCGGCGTGGCTTTTTCTCACAATCTCTACCGATGGACCGACCGGATTGATCCCTTGCAGGGCATGGTTCGCCTTGTCTTCGGGCTGGGCACCCGCGCTGTGGACCGGGTTGGAGGCGACTACCCGCGTATAATAGCTCTTAGCCACCCGGAACTGCGCCAGGAGGTTGGGGCCAAAATTTCAGCCTATTCACAGCGCCGTGTGGACGTTCTTGATCTTTCCCAAAATAAGTTTCACACACAAAGATTTAACGACTTAGTCGCAGGAGGGGATTATCCTGGCTTGCATCTTTTCGTTTCCATGGTCGAGCATGGATATGTGCGGGATCCCGCCAGCGCCTTGCTCAAAGACCTTAAAAATTCGGTGCTGACGTTTAACCTCCTTATCAGACAAACGAATTTTATCCAGGTAATGCGGGAAATGACCGCCAAGTTGGAGAAGGCCTATGGGTATCCGGTTGATACGGAATTAACCGCTTCCATTGGCGCGGACAACGAGGTTCGAATCAATCTTTTGCAGTGCCGCCCCATGAGACTGCCGGGAGCCAAAGTTCCAGAAGATGCTATGCCCCCCGAGGATTTGCGAACACAAAGCGTTCTTTTTCGCACCACGCGCATGATTCCCGGAGGGGTGGCGGACAAAATCCGCTACATCCTATATATTGATCCCAAGGCTTATGCGAACAGGGCCTCACTGGAGGTGAAAAAATCCCTGGGACGCGTGGTGGGCGACCTGAACCGGCACGCTGCCTTTGCGAAACACAGGTTCATCATAGCTGGTCCTGGCCGATGGGGCAGTTCCAACATCAATCTAGGCGTTAACACCTCCTACGCTGACATAAACAATACCTCGGCCCTGGTGGAAATCGCTTTGGAAACGGCTGGACATACTCCGGAGCTTTCCTATGGCACCCATTTTTTCCTGGATCTTGTGGAATCACAAATAATCTACCTCCCAGTCTACCCGGACAATCCCGCAACGCAATACAATTTCACTTTTTTTAATTCTTCCCCAAATATCCTGTGTGAAATTCTCCCCCAAGCATCACAATATGCGGAGTTTATCAAGGTCATAGACGTGCACCGAGCAACCGGCGGAAAATACGCCAAAATAGTAGCCGATTCGAAAAATCAAAAAGCGGTGTGTTTTCTTGATGAAGGGAAATAGGCCTCCCGGCTCCGTCCTCCAGTAGGATGAGTTCAAAAGACAACCAGCGCTGTTCAAGTATTGCACAATTATTTTGCCTTTACGCCTTCCCTTCCTTGCAGAGAGCACTATCTAACTATTACCTTAATATAATAAATACAATCCATTATAAGATATTGCCGCTCCGTCGCCGGAGTTGGTACGCCCCTTGCTCCAATAAGGGCCGGTTATGCTGGAAAGGATTTGGAACAATGTATCAACCTCAACCTAAAAAAGGAGGCAACCGGATGTCGAGCCAAAACCCTTTTGAAATTGCACGAAAACAAATTGCTGACTGTGCGGAAATTCTTGGGCTGGAACCCCATGTGCATGATCTTCTCCGCAACCCCATGTTTGAAGCCCACGTATCCATGCCGGTGCGTATGGATGATGGCTCCATAAAGGTGTTCCAGGGTTTCAGGGTGCAGTACAATAATTCAAGGGGGCCAACAAAAGGGGGGCTTCGCTTTCATCCCGACGAAACCATTGATACCGTGCGCGCCCTTGCGGCGTGGATGACCTGGAAATGCGCACTCCTGGACCTCCCTCTCGGCGGTGGAAAAGGTGGGGTGGTGTGCAATGCAAAAGAAATGTCTCAATCCGAGCTGGAACGCTTAAGCCGCGCCTACGTCAGGGCGATCTACCAGATAATCGGGCCGGAAAAAGATATCCCTGCGCCCGATGTTTATACAACACCGGCGGTAATGGCCTGGATGATGGATGAGTACTCCACGATCATCGGCCGGAACCAATTCGGCGTCATAACCGGCAAACCGATTAACCTGGGGGGATCCTTGGGAAGGGGAGATGCAACTGCCCGAGGAGGAATGTATACCATTCGCGAGGCAGCGAGGGAGTTAGGCCTGGATCTTAAAGGGGCTACCGTTGCCGTGCAGGGCTTCGGAAACGCAGGAAATTTTGCGGCAAGCCTGGCCCGGGATCTTTTTGGCTGTAAAATTGTCGCCGTCAGCGACAGCAAGGGCGCTGTGTATTGCAAGGATGGCATCGATCAGGAAGGGGTATGCACCTTCAAAGAAGACACATCCTCAGTCGTCGATTGCCCAAATACGGAAAACATTTCCAACGACGATTTGTTGGAACTGGATGTGGACATTCTGATCCCTTCGGCGCTGGAAAACGCCATCACCGAGAAAAACGCCCCGAATGTCAAGGCAAAAATCGTTGCCGAACTGGCTAACGGCCCCACGACTCCGGAAGCGGATGAAATCCTGTATGAAAAAGGGGTCCACGTAATACCGGATTTTCTGTGCAACGCGGGCGGGGTTACGGTTTCCTATTTCGAAATGGTGCAAAACGCCTACATGTACAATTGGGGTGAGGAAACTGTTCGCCATCGTTTGGATGACAAAATGACGGTGGCGTATAAATCCGTATTGGAT includes the following:
- a CDS encoding PEP/pyruvate-binding domain-containing protein — protein: METTQRSPEEISSGFPALDEIIDRLRIGDNVVWRVDSLENYSILARAFADLALDHHRKLVYIRFAAHPLIMKPREGLLTLEVDPGLGFDSFCTQVSNIIDEHGPHTFYVFDNLSALVEDWATDELLANFFQVTCPYLREMKTIAYFALTRGQHSHVALSKIRSTTQVLMDVYYVQGHLYIQALKVLDRYSPQMFIPHKFHGTSLTPLSQSSEASVVLAHASRQPLRRKADSFVPWDEVYRKLAQFEESEITAPERIQERDALKMEFARMIIGSHPQFNRLADDYLTLQDLFDIRYRMIGSGRIGGKASGMLVARRILLDAPGEVNFGKVLEQHDSFYIGSDVFFSFLVNNGLFRLRMRLTRSSQITQEEFEEVERRFLVGKFPPEIMEQFQDMLEYFGQAPIIVRSSSLLEDGFGNAFAGKYRSEFCVNQDTPEQRMDDFLRAVKLVYASAVNPDALAYRRQRGLGESDEQMAILVQRVSGFNYKKFFFPQMAGVAFSHNLYRWTDRIDPLQGMVRLVFGLGTRAVDRVGGDYPRIIALSHPELRQEVGAKISAYSQRRVDVLDLSQNKFHTQRFNDLVAGGDYPGLHLFVSMVEHGYVRDPASALLKDLKNSVLTFNLLIRQTNFIQVMREMTAKLEKAYGYPVDTELTASIGADNEVRINLLQCRPMRLPGAKVPEDAMPPEDLRTQSVLFRTTRMIPGGVADKIRYILYIDPKAYANRASLEVKKSLGRVVGDLNRHAAFAKHRFIIAGPGRWGSSNINLGVNTSYADINNTSALVEIALETAGHTPELSYGTHFFLDLVESQIIYLPVYPDNPATQYNFTFFNSSPNILCEILPQASQYAEFIKVIDVHRATGGKYAKIVADSKNQKAVCFLDEGK
- a CDS encoding Glu/Leu/Phe/Val family dehydrogenase, whose amino-acid sequence is MSSKDNQRCSSIAQLFCLYAFPSLQRALSNYYLNIINTIHYKILPLRRRSWYAPCSNKGRLCWKGFGTMYQPQPKKGGNRMSSQNPFEIARKQIADCAEILGLEPHVHDLLRNPMFEAHVSMPVRMDDGSIKVFQGFRVQYNNSRGPTKGGLRFHPDETIDTVRALAAWMTWKCALLDLPLGGGKGGVVCNAKEMSQSELERLSRAYVRAIYQIIGPEKDIPAPDVYTTPAVMAWMMDEYSTIIGRNQFGVITGKPINLGGSLGRGDATARGGMYTIREAARELGLDLKGATVAVQGFGNAGNFAASLARDLFGCKIVAVSDSKGAVYCKDGIDQEGVCTFKEDTSSVVDCPNTENISNDDLLELDVDILIPSALENAITEKNAPNVKAKIVAELANGPTTPEADEILYEKGVHVIPDFLCNAGGVTVSYFEMVQNAYMYNWGEETVRHRLDDKMTVAYKSVLDTSKKFAINMRKAAYVVAVERVVEAMKLRGWI
- a CDS encoding sigma-54-dependent transcriptional regulator, with the protein product MWKALLAKERFFPFFFQQSSTEDFRNIMEKILIIDDDEGLTHFLNRFFSRKGYKVQVCTDSLSALDLIAREPFDLILLDYKVPGLNGLDTLKRIKKSQVKTPVIIMTAYGTTETAIEAMKIGAYEYLPKPFDRKDLSKISYDALVINRQMKEVVRFPQSGGEPSPTAARGALSIIGSSKKMQNVYKLIGQVAEKNVSVLIGGESGTGKELVARAIYHHSVRKDRPFMAINCAAIPDSLFESELFGYERGAFTGADRVYIGKIERCDGGTLFLDEVGDMSPSAQAKILRVLQEEAFERLGSAETIRVNVRIIAATNKNLEEEVKNGRFREDLYWRLKIISIDMPELRERAEDIPELVKYFVSRFSKEYSKPVQHVSDGVMERLQAYSWPGNVRELENCIRRAVLLCSGEIIVEENLIAMERESENCVQGQGKEHLPENLIQKLDELITGIMKIANQDAHAKVMDTVEEALIKKTLENCGNNQVQAAKMLGISRNTLRSRIKKLNEKSYD